One segment of Toxotes jaculatrix isolate fToxJac2 chromosome 8, fToxJac2.pri, whole genome shotgun sequence DNA contains the following:
- the slc50a1 gene encoding sugar transporter SWEET1 has product MDLLQLLSWACIVFTVGMFSTGLTDLKKMQESKSAENIQFLPFLTTCLNNLGWLYYGTLKRDQTIVLVNIIGALLQILYIIVYFHYTKQKRLVMSETLAAGAVLACGWFYFTTFLPKGDARLSQLGFTCSVVTVSMYLSPLTDLVQIVRSGNVQCLSFPLTVATFFTSTSWVLYGLQLNDYYIVVPNTPGIFTSLIRFYLFWRFAPVNQSLPSYKSMQI; this is encoded by the exons ATGGATTTGTTGCAGCTTCTATCATGGGCCTGCATCGTGTTCACAGTCGGGATGTTCTCGACTGGACT GACCGACCTGAAGAAGATGCAAGAATCCAAAAGTGCTGAGAATATCCAGTTTCTCCCCTTCCTCACCACATGTCTtaa TAACCTGGGTTGGTTGTATTACGGGACTCTGAAGAGGGATCAGACGATTGTCCTGGTCAACATTATTGGAGCTCTCCTCCAGATCCTTTACATCATCGTGTATTTCcattacacaaaacaaaag AGGCTGGTGATGTCGGAGACTCTTGCTGCAGGGGCAGTGCTGGCCTGCGGTTGGTTCTACTTCACCACCTTTCTTCCTAAGGGGGACGCTCGGCTCAGTCAGCTGGGCTTCACCTGCAGCGTGGTCACCGTCAGCATGTACCTGTCCCCGCTCACCGACCTG gTACAGATAGTGCGTAGTGGTAATGTGCAGTGCTTGTCCTTCCCCCTGACTGTAGCCACCTTCTTCACTTCAACGTCCTGGGTCCTCTATGGCCTACAGCTAAATGATTACTATATTGTG GTTCCAAACACACCTGGAATTTTCACCAGTCTCATCAGATTTTATCTATTTTGGAGATTtgcacctgtcaatcaaagctTGCCTTCCTATAAGTCTATGCAGATATGA